Proteins from a genomic interval of Flammeovirgaceae bacterium SG7u.111:
- a CDS encoding pyridoxal-phosphate dependent enzyme translates to MEVTINQTPIERVNDPELAPYGVELLVKRDDLIHPTVSGNKWRKLKYNISEARDKRFDTLLTFGGAFSNHIYATAAGGRLFRLNTIGIIRGEETKPLNNTLEFAISQGMKLHYMDREKYRKKTSPEVIAELKERFGNFYLVPEGGSNNLAVRGVAEIIPEIDQGFDCICTAVGTGGTLAGLVAGLGGKKKVLGIASLKGADFLKEDVTQLIKDFNGQAYDNWSVNLDYHFGGYAKSTPELLAFMKKFERANKIPLEFIYTGKMMYAIYELIKNGYFKKGETVLALHTGGIR, encoded by the coding sequence GTGGAGGTAACTATCAATCAAACACCCATTGAACGAGTAAACGATCCTGAATTAGCTCCGTATGGAGTAGAGCTGTTGGTAAAAAGAGATGACCTAATTCACCCGACCGTTTCAGGTAACAAGTGGCGCAAACTAAAGTATAATATCAGCGAAGCTAGAGACAAAAGGTTTGATACCCTATTAACTTTTGGCGGAGCATTCTCTAACCATATCTATGCTACAGCGGCAGGTGGTAGGCTTTTTAGGCTCAATACCATTGGGATAATCAGAGGAGAGGAAACCAAGCCTCTCAACAACACCCTCGAATTTGCCATTTCCCAAGGAATGAAACTGCACTACATGGACAGGGAAAAGTACCGCAAAAAAACATCACCTGAAGTAATAGCCGAACTGAAAGAACGATTTGGAAATTTCTACCTCGTACCCGAAGGAGGGTCAAATAACTTGGCTGTACGTGGAGTAGCAGAGATCATTCCCGAAATAGACCAAGGTTTTGACTGCATTTGCACAGCTGTAGGTACTGGCGGTACGTTGGCAGGTTTAGTTGCTGGCTTAGGAGGAAAGAAAAAAGTATTGGGCATCGCTTCGCTCAAAGGAGCCGACTTCCTTAAAGAGGATGTCACACAGCTCATCAAAGATTTCAACGGGCAAGCGTACGACAACTGGTCTGTCAACCTCGACTACCACTTTGGCGGTTATGCCAAGTCAACACCCGAACTACTTGCTTTCATGAAAAAATTTGAGCGGGCCAATAAAATCCCATTAGAATTTATTTATACTGGAAAAATGATGTATGCCATCTACGAGCTTATCAAAAATGGCTACTTCAAAAAAGGGGAAACCGTACTAGCGCTCCATACAGGTGGAATTAGGTAA
- a CDS encoding efflux RND transporter permease subunit, with protein MIKTFIERPVLSTVVSIFIVLLGVLGIAILPVTQYPDIAPPTITISATYTGADAETVLKSVITPIEEQVNGVENMTYITSTASNSGSANISVFFKQGTDPDIAAVNVQNRVARATPLLPSEVTRFGVVTQKRQTSSLMFMSFYSLNEEYDDVFIQNYLNINIVPALKRINGVGEATVFGAKDYAMRVWLKPDRLANFGLVPSDVISAINEQSTQAAPGQLGQNNGEAFQYVIKYSGKYNDVSQYEDIVIKTGADGRLLKLKDVAEIELSAFSYASTGETDGNPSLTLAIYQTPGSNAQEIIENITAFLEENRPNFPKGIDYLVNYDTNEFLTASLNKVLSTLLEAFVLVFIVVFIFLQDFRSTLIPAIAVPVSIIGTFFFLNLFGFSINLLTLFALVLAIGIVVDDAIVVVEAVHAKLEKSKGEGDIKKITNNAMSGITAAIISITLVMAAVFIPVTFISGSTGVFYQQFGITLVIAIFISAVNALTLSPMLCALFLKPHSEEEHKKGFVQRFYDAFNTIFNALSQRYVKVVGFIINRKWIAYLSIAASAGVIWWVSQTTPTGFVPNEDRKLVFGNIELPAGSSLDRTYKVLTELNDEASQIPGVAGLSFVIGRSLINGEGNNYGLALIRLKDWKERGKDKSQSIEAITGRLFALNMKIPEARLIFFSPPSVPGFSISSGFEVQLLDKGGSTIKELDETAQNFMGELMKRPEILYSQSSLNTKFPQYELKINVDLAKQKGVAISSIFSALSGYVGGVYAADFNKFGKQYRVMVQSLPEERNNKESLDKIYIRNNNGNMSPITEYVSLERVYGPQSVSRFNLFTSAAISGAPAEGYSTGDAIRVVQEVAQQTLPPSYDIDFSGLTREEISSGSQTIVIFMLAVVFVFLLLSAQYESYIVPFSIILSLPIGVMGAFAAQKFAGLENNIYFQIALIMLIGLLAKNAILIVEFALQERKNGHSIVQAAILGAKERLRPILMTSFAFIVGLMPLVLATGVGAVGNRSLATGAVFGLLVGTVLGLLIIPTFFVIFQTLQEKIKPIKFSNETQHETQTI; from the coding sequence ATGATTAAAACTTTTATTGAGAGACCCGTACTCTCCACTGTAGTATCAATTTTTATTGTACTACTTGGAGTTTTAGGGATAGCGATATTGCCCGTAACGCAGTATCCTGATATTGCTCCGCCTACAATCACCATCTCAGCCACTTATACCGGAGCTGACGCAGAAACGGTGTTGAAGAGTGTTATTACGCCTATAGAAGAACAAGTGAACGGTGTCGAGAATATGACCTATATCACTTCGACAGCCAGCAACTCTGGTTCTGCTAATATTAGTGTGTTCTTCAAACAAGGCACAGATCCTGATATTGCGGCTGTAAACGTACAAAACAGAGTAGCAAGGGCAACCCCTCTGCTGCCTAGTGAGGTAACGAGGTTTGGCGTAGTTACACAAAAAAGACAAACAAGTTCTTTGATGTTTATGTCATTTTATTCTTTAAATGAGGAGTATGACGATGTTTTTATCCAAAACTACCTGAATATCAATATTGTGCCAGCACTCAAGCGAATCAATGGTGTTGGTGAAGCAACGGTTTTTGGAGCAAAGGACTATGCCATGAGGGTTTGGTTAAAACCTGATAGGCTAGCCAATTTCGGTTTGGTTCCTTCAGATGTTATCAGTGCCATCAACGAGCAAAGTACGCAGGCTGCTCCTGGCCAATTGGGTCAAAATAATGGGGAAGCATTCCAGTACGTGATCAAATACAGTGGTAAATATAATGATGTATCTCAATATGAGGACATTGTAATAAAAACTGGGGCAGATGGCCGCCTGTTGAAACTCAAAGATGTTGCAGAAATAGAACTTTCTGCTTTTTCTTATGCCTCTACGGGGGAAACAGATGGAAACCCCTCCTTAACGCTGGCTATTTACCAAACACCTGGATCGAATGCTCAGGAGATCATTGAAAACATTACCGCATTCCTAGAAGAAAACAGGCCAAACTTCCCCAAAGGGATTGATTACCTGGTAAACTACGATACCAACGAATTTTTGACTGCATCCTTAAACAAAGTGCTTAGTACCCTTTTAGAAGCATTTGTACTGGTGTTTATCGTTGTGTTTATTTTCTTACAAGATTTTCGCTCTACGCTTATTCCAGCTATTGCGGTACCAGTTTCTATTATAGGTACATTTTTCTTCCTGAACCTTTTTGGGTTTTCCATCAACCTACTCACCCTATTTGCACTCGTACTTGCCATCGGGATTGTAGTGGATGATGCCATTGTGGTAGTGGAGGCAGTTCACGCCAAGCTGGAGAAATCGAAAGGGGAAGGTGATATCAAAAAGATCACCAATAATGCAATGAGTGGAATTACTGCTGCGATTATTTCTATCACATTGGTGATGGCAGCTGTATTTATTCCTGTTACCTTTATTTCAGGTTCAACTGGGGTTTTCTATCAGCAATTCGGGATCACATTGGTAATTGCAATTTTCATTTCTGCAGTTAACGCACTTACATTGAGTCCAATGCTTTGTGCCTTATTCTTAAAGCCTCACAGCGAAGAAGAACATAAAAAGGGATTTGTACAGCGCTTTTACGATGCATTCAACACTATTTTCAACGCGCTTAGCCAGCGATATGTAAAGGTTGTAGGGTTCATAATAAACAGAAAATGGATCGCTTACCTTTCCATCGCAGCGTCTGCTGGAGTTATTTGGTGGGTTAGCCAAACTACCCCAACCGGGTTCGTGCCTAATGAAGACAGAAAACTTGTTTTTGGTAACATAGAATTACCAGCAGGATCTTCTCTTGACAGAACCTATAAAGTACTTACCGAACTGAACGATGAAGCAAGCCAAATACCAGGAGTTGCAGGCCTGAGCTTTGTAATTGGACGAAGCCTGATTAATGGAGAAGGCAATAACTATGGACTTGCCCTTATTAGGCTTAAAGACTGGAAAGAGCGAGGAAAAGATAAAAGCCAATCTATTGAGGCAATCACAGGTAGGTTGTTCGCCTTGAACATGAAAATACCTGAAGCAAGGCTTATCTTTTTTAGTCCTCCAAGTGTTCCTGGGTTTAGTATTAGCTCTGGATTTGAAGTACAACTACTTGATAAAGGGGGGAGTACCATTAAAGAGCTAGACGAAACAGCTCAAAACTTTATGGGTGAGCTGATGAAACGGCCAGAGATTTTATATTCTCAAAGTTCATTGAATACGAAATTTCCTCAGTATGAGCTCAAAATCAATGTTGATTTGGCAAAGCAAAAAGGAGTCGCTATTTCTAGCATTTTCTCTGCGCTAAGCGGATACGTTGGTGGTGTGTATGCAGCAGATTTCAACAAGTTTGGAAAGCAATATAGGGTAATGGTTCAGTCTCTTCCTGAAGAAAGGAACAACAAAGAGAGTCTAGACAAAATTTACATAAGGAATAACAATGGAAATATGTCTCCTATCACGGAGTATGTAAGCTTAGAAAGAGTGTATGGTCCTCAGTCCGTTAGCCGATTCAACTTGTTTACTTCCGCCGCTATTTCCGGTGCTCCTGCAGAAGGATACAGTACAGGTGATGCCATCAGAGTTGTACAAGAAGTGGCACAACAAACACTTCCTCCAAGCTATGACATCGATTTTTCTGGACTTACTAGGGAAGAAATTAGCTCTGGTTCACAAACTATTGTGATCTTTATGTTGGCTGTCGTCTTTGTCTTTTTACTTTTATCAGCCCAATACGAAAGCTATATTGTGCCATTTTCTATCATTCTTTCATTGCCTATTGGTGTAATGGGAGCTTTTGCCGCCCAAAAATTCGCCGGGCTTGAAAACAACATCTATTTTCAGATCGCGCTCATCATGCTCATAGGGCTACTGGCAAAAAATGCGATTCTGATTGTGGAGTTTGCCTTGCAGGAAAGAAAAAATGGACATTCAATTGTCCAAGCGGCTATTCTCGGTGCGAAAGAGCGCCTTCGACCTATCCTGATGACATCTTTTGCTTTTATCGTTGGCTTAATGCCACTGGTATTAGCCACGGGTGTAGGCGCGGTAGGAAACAGGTCCCTGGCAACTGGTGCCGTATTTGGGCTGCTTGTCGGTACTGTTTTAGGCCTTCTGATTATCCCAACTTTCTTTGTGATATTTCAAACTCTACAAGAGAAAATTAAGCCAATCAAATTCTCAAATGAAACCCAGCATGAAACACAAACAATATAA
- a CDS encoding head GIN domain-containing protein: MSNLKKILLIALLLSFGMGTGFAQEVDLPAFTKLVVSPDINLILVKGEKESIRMDFSGIDEEKINYRVKGKKLQVFLDKARLLPKYKKERHGYSRNSYNIYKGAMVTAYVTYTDLTKLVIRGEEDAVCKSPIEAKKFRLKVYGESDVKLASVDAKKLKLNLKGENYVKISAGKVETQVYKSYGENEVKSKGLIAQKSKVKSYGEGRVSINSTDKVVVTSLGEVDVRYEGTAKLSKGIILGESDIIKK, from the coding sequence ATGTCTAACCTCAAAAAAATACTGCTAATTGCGCTATTGTTAAGCTTTGGAATGGGTACAGGGTTTGCCCAAGAAGTGGATTTGCCTGCTTTCACCAAGTTGGTGGTCAGTCCTGATATCAACCTGATTTTGGTGAAAGGCGAGAAGGAGTCAATCAGAATGGATTTTAGCGGGATTGATGAAGAAAAGATAAATTACCGAGTGAAAGGGAAGAAACTGCAAGTTTTTCTGGACAAGGCAAGGTTACTGCCCAAGTATAAAAAAGAGCGGCACGGGTATTCGAGAAACTCGTACAATATTTACAAAGGGGCGATGGTGACGGCTTATGTGACGTATACAGACCTTACAAAATTGGTGATAAGAGGAGAGGAGGATGCTGTTTGTAAATCGCCCATTGAAGCGAAAAAGTTCCGCTTGAAGGTATATGGAGAATCGGATGTGAAGCTTGCATCTGTGGATGCAAAAAAGCTGAAGCTGAATTTGAAGGGGGAGAATTATGTGAAGATATCGGCTGGGAAAGTAGAAACGCAGGTGTATAAATCGTATGGGGAAAATGAGGTCAAATCGAAGGGTTTGATTGCCCAAAAAAGCAAAGTGAAGTCGTATGGAGAAGGAAGGGTCTCTATCAATTCTACTGATAAAGTGGTAGTTACTTCGCTCGGCGAAGTGGATGTGAGGTACGAAGGAACGGCAAAGCTGAGTAAAGGGATAATTTTAGGAGAGTCTGATATTATAAAAAAGTAG
- a CDS encoding efflux RND transporter periplasmic adaptor subunit — protein MRKISIITILSCLVLFSCQEKTNAPQGGPRPLPVVEIIQRNVQKYTTFPAEIKGKNNNEVRPKIGGYIQEVYVDEGEEVVAGQLLYKLETNIMTKDAEAAKAQISAAKANVNAAQVEVDKLKPLVEKQIISQVQLETAKATLSQTQAAYQVAIANYKSMEENIKFSTIHSSINGIVGKLNYRKGSLVSPSDQTPLTVISDSKEVYAYFNLNEKQYIDFYQQSKGKNLQEKIANYPEVELELANGSIYEEKGKLEATTGQIDPNTGTILFRATFDNKNGMLNNGNTGKIKVAKTYKNALVIPESATFEQQGFVYVYKLDSTNTVKATMIKLIDRVDNLAIIESGLNKGESVAASGLGSLKDGMSITPQVVGVDQIVLRSQKVM, from the coding sequence ATGAGAAAAATATCAATTATTACAATTCTATCTTGCCTAGTTCTCTTTTCTTGTCAAGAAAAAACCAATGCTCCGCAAGGTGGACCACGTCCTTTACCAGTTGTAGAAATCATACAAAGGAACGTACAGAAATACACAACTTTCCCAGCAGAGATTAAAGGTAAAAACAACAACGAAGTACGGCCTAAAATAGGAGGTTATATCCAAGAAGTATATGTGGATGAAGGAGAAGAAGTAGTAGCAGGGCAACTACTTTATAAGCTGGAAACGAATATAATGACAAAGGATGCCGAAGCAGCAAAAGCGCAGATAAGTGCAGCAAAGGCTAACGTGAATGCAGCACAAGTTGAAGTGGATAAACTTAAGCCACTGGTTGAGAAACAAATCATAAGCCAAGTTCAATTAGAGACTGCCAAAGCAACCCTGAGCCAAACTCAAGCTGCTTACCAAGTAGCCATAGCCAATTACAAAAGCATGGAGGAAAACATAAAGTTCTCCACAATTCACAGCTCAATAAATGGCATAGTAGGTAAATTGAATTACAGGAAAGGAAGTTTAGTAAGTCCTTCGGACCAAACTCCACTGACTGTTATTTCCGATTCGAAAGAAGTGTATGCCTATTTTAACCTTAACGAAAAACAATACATCGACTTTTACCAGCAATCTAAGGGTAAGAATCTTCAAGAAAAGATTGCAAACTATCCTGAAGTTGAGCTTGAACTTGCCAATGGTTCTATCTACGAAGAAAAAGGGAAATTAGAAGCTACTACAGGACAGATAGACCCAAACACAGGTACAATCCTTTTCAGAGCAACATTCGACAATAAAAATGGTATGCTAAATAATGGCAATACCGGAAAAATCAAAGTGGCCAAAACATACAAAAATGCCTTGGTCATTCCTGAGTCTGCTACATTCGAACAACAAGGTTTTGTGTATGTCTACAAGTTGGACTCTACTAATACTGTCAAAGCTACTATGATTAAGTTGATTGACCGAGTGGACAACTTGGCGATAATTGAAAGCGGTCTGAACAAAGGTGAATCAGTTGCTGCTTCTGGTTTAGGAAGCCTTAAAGATGGCATGTCAATCACTCCTCAAGTAGTAGGGGTTGACCAAATCGTACTTCGTTCACAAAAAGTCATGTAA
- a CDS encoding efflux transporter outer membrane subunit, with translation MKHKQYKILIVIGALLFAQSCKITKNYERPQLVQHDGFRSGQDYSDTSSIAQYDWMEFFSDTILQRHIEVGFANNIDAQIAVQNLLMTESYLKQAKAGFYPTFQMDANGGKSTISLNSINGSFIENRVWFDQLNLSGSLSWEADIWGKIKSQKKAALAQYLQTQNAQQAVRSQLIASIATNYFLLLSLDKQREVILSTIENRKQSVATIKELKEAGTVTQVAVKQNEALFYTAQALLLDIDNQIKINENALSILLGKAPGAIERSSLDGIEIVTPYEIGVPVALISNRPDVLAAENNLISTFELTNVARASFYPTISITATGGLSSLTFADLFGVNSLFGNALANLTQPIFGRRRLKTQLEVTKAQQEIALLNYKQTILTAYREVSDALYTYEANDGKLVIKEQEKAALMDAIEYSEELQTYGLANYLEVLTAKNNALNTQLTLVQIEFSRLQSIVQLYRALGGGKI, from the coding sequence ATGAAACACAAACAATATAAAATACTTATCGTGATTGGGGCATTGCTTTTTGCCCAATCATGTAAGATTACAAAGAATTACGAAAGACCTCAACTTGTTCAGCATGATGGATTTAGAAGTGGGCAAGATTACTCTGACACAAGCTCCATTGCCCAATATGATTGGATGGAGTTCTTTTCAGATACCATCCTGCAAAGACATATTGAAGTTGGCTTTGCCAATAATATAGATGCGCAGATTGCGGTTCAAAATTTATTGATGACCGAATCTTATTTAAAACAGGCTAAAGCAGGTTTTTACCCCACTTTTCAGATGGACGCGAATGGTGGAAAAAGTACGATCTCGCTCAATTCGATCAATGGAAGCTTTATAGAAAACAGAGTGTGGTTTGACCAATTGAACTTATCAGGCAGCCTTTCTTGGGAAGCAGATATTTGGGGGAAAATAAAAAGCCAAAAAAAGGCTGCTTTAGCCCAATATTTACAGACCCAAAATGCGCAACAAGCCGTGCGTTCGCAACTTATAGCTAGTATTGCCACAAACTATTTCTTGCTTCTTTCTCTGGACAAACAAAGGGAGGTAATTCTCTCGACGATTGAAAACAGAAAGCAAAGCGTAGCAACCATTAAGGAGCTGAAAGAGGCTGGCACAGTAACCCAAGTTGCTGTAAAACAAAACGAAGCGTTGTTTTATACTGCCCAGGCACTTTTGCTAGATATAGACAACCAGATCAAGATAAATGAAAACGCCTTGAGCATACTGCTTGGCAAAGCTCCAGGTGCTATTGAAAGAAGTTCATTAGATGGGATTGAAATAGTAACACCTTATGAAATTGGCGTACCAGTTGCACTAATTTCTAACAGGCCGGATGTGTTGGCCGCAGAAAACAACCTGATCAGCACGTTTGAGCTTACAAATGTAGCTAGGGCAAGTTTTTACCCTACTATTTCTATCACTGCCACGGGTGGGTTGAGCAGCTTGACATTTGCCGACTTATTTGGTGTCAATTCGCTATTTGGAAATGCATTGGCTAACCTGACTCAGCCTATTTTTGGGAGAAGAAGATTGAAAACTCAGCTAGAAGTGACAAAAGCACAACAAGAAATTGCTTTACTAAACTACAAACAAACTATTCTTACCGCTTATCGAGAAGTTTCCGACGCACTTTATACCTATGAAGCCAACGATGGAAAACTAGTGATAAAAGAGCAAGAAAAGGCGGCTCTGATGGATGCAATCGAATATTCAGAAGAATTGCAAACCTACGGTTTAGCCAACTATTTGGAAGTACTCACGGCGAAAAACAATGCTTTGAATACACAATTGACACTTGTCCAAATAGAGTTTTCCCGTCTCCAATCAATAGTGCAGCTTTACCGTGCACTAGGAGGTGGGAAAATTTAA